The Elaeis guineensis isolate ETL-2024a chromosome 12, EG11, whole genome shotgun sequence sequence CTCCAAATCCTCACGGCCGAAAAACGATGTTTTATTTATTAACGAATCTGCACCACACGGTTTCAGATATTCGGCTCCTTTGTCCGCGTTGCATTCTTCGGTGTATAATCcactaatttattaaattaaatagtgTCTTAATTAGAGTGCAGAAATATGGTGAATCGGGATCTCTGATCTTCTGACGGACGTATTTCGCAATCATATTGCATGATCATGATGCTTGGCATCGACAAGACTATTCAGATTTTGAAGATGAGCAACAGCCATCTATCTCTAAATGGATGATGTGGCAATTGTATATTCTTCTGTATGTAAACCAAGACTGCATGGTCTACTGCGGTGCAAAACACACACCACAAAAAATTCAAACCTAAAAGATAGATGCAATTtatctactaagaaattaatagtagaagtttggctgaaAACGATGCTCGATTTAGCAGATCTCTTTCAcacactttttctctttttttttttttaatttctataataatATCTCATCAAATGTAAGTCGAAGCTGGACCATCTAATCTATGTTCTATTTTTTGAGTTTGGATGAAGTAAAGCAAACCGTTGGTATCCACAAAATACACTTTGATTCTTCATGGTTCTTTTATTGTATCATGCTTTTATCAAAGAAaagtaaattgataaataaaaaggTCGAGAAAAATAAGATCGTAaataaattaggttgatccatggTCTTACTGGACCCAAACTATTTTCAAAGATCCGTAGGGCTGAATGGGATTCTAAAATCAGGCCATTCAATAATTTAGATCCAATTTTTATAAACTTTGATGGGATTGCACCCAATTTAATATCTATTAAGTCGCTTATCAAACCTgaacaaataaaattaaaaagagaCGAGCAGGACTGATCCTCACCATCGGCCCTACATCCCGAGTTCTGAAGGCTCTGAATTGCTTTCATATCCATCATTCATAACTCAACATTCCAAAGCATGGGCACCTTTGAAATCTGTCATTTTTTCTGCATGGATCCTCTGCTGTGCACCGTACCGTACGATGCACAGCGCACCTCGTCCATCGCACGATGGACGATCGCGTACAATGAATGTACATCCGCATGCAGCCATCCATCGTGCGATGAATAGTGCGCTGTGCACCGCATCATGCAGGTACAATAGAGTACCCAAGCTCTCATTTTTTTATCTCAATCTAGAATTCAGCTATTCATGATGTCGGCCTCCTCAATGATCCAGGCTCTCAATTTGAATGTGAAACCAGATCAGATCAGAGTCAAGCATGCTCTATCTATCATGACATATTGGAATTGGGAGGATCGACTGCAAGTTACTTGAGCGACAGTAAGGAAAGGGAGAGAGGATGACAGCGGGAGGCAAGGGGTGTAAAGGGTGAGAAAAAAGGTGCAGTACCGTGGACTGATGCAGTGCTCTTAACTTCACAAACTTCCGCTTACTTACAGGTGGAAGATGATAATTTCTTTATGGCTTCATAGTTGTTGATGATTGTGATCCGTTGCAGTCACTTTGACATGTCATACCAAGTCAGTTCTTCATAATTGGcttgaattaaaaaaataccaTCATGGTTGGACAATACAGGTAAAGGATGTTTTTTCTGCTTACATCAGGAAGAGAAGAATGGAGCTAGAAATTACATCTATCGGACAAATCAGCTAAATTTGATTCGCCCAGCATAGTATAAATAACCATTTGGATTGAATCTTCTACCTTGATAAATTGAGATTATGGTGAACAGATAAATTATTCAATTTTCTTcaatttcatttttatcttttaagcGTAAAACCGAAATATTCCCTAAACGCATCTTGAATTGTAACCTTCAAGAACCTGCATAAAGTCTGTGTTTCATCCCACACGTAACCCGGAGCAAAcgtgaatgttttttttttttttttatgggtaaCTTTTTCTGTCTtcgacgacaaaaaaaaaaaaaaaaaaaaaaaaatattgtttaaaattattgtatatctaattgatttttttaatatcttatttaaaataaaattttatttttaataatattttatttaattatttttttaaatattattaaaatttattcttCATAATTGTCCATTAAAATAGAAGTCAAACTCTCCTTCACATAGTGCTTCGTTTAGAGAGATCCTTGATATCTTCTTAATGTGTAGAATCATGTACAGAAAGATTtcgaaaagggagagaagagattatttatatatatagatttttttaataaattatttatttttatttaaataaattatttttttaattttataattattttattattttttatgattttttataaatatttttttattttatatttattttgaattaattatatatatatatatatatatatatatatatatatatgtgtgtgtgtgtgtgtgtgtgtgtgtgtgtgtgtgtggagtgAACTTAgctgtaaatattttatttgtcAAACAAGATTATAGGCTGCAGGTGGGGCTTGGCTTGGAGGAGAAGCAGTCGATTTTAAAATACAACCTGCACCAGTCAGTTTGGTCAAAAACCCCCCTCCCGACCTTTCAGTTTTCACACGTCCTGCTGTCGGGACAACCAGCTACCGGTACCCTTTTACTCCATTTCTTCCGTTCCAAGTTCCACTCCTTCAATAATATCACCGAGGATAAAACTAAAACTAACTTAAAAAAGGCCCCTCTCCCTCCGCTTAAAATGTTAAAGATAATATTTACAAGAAAAACAAAAATTATATGAGAGTAGTTAAAAGGGGAGGGCACGAAAAGTTGCAGGAAAGAGAGCAAGCGAAGAGAGAGAACGAGTGTGTCTTGCTTGCTCCGCAGTATGTCTCTGGCTTCGGAGGACTCCTCTGAGATAATAAAGCGGGGGCGCGTGGTGGAGGAGTGGAACCGCCCAGAGATGCAAGCCTTCCACCTCCACTCCCCTAAAGACGATTCCCTCCTCATCCAAGTCGTCGAAAAAGGAGGAGGTCTTCCCACCGACGACGCCGGAGTTAAAGATTCAccgcttcctcctcctcctcctcctagaATTAACAATTCTGTCACCACACCTAGTTTAGAAATGGAGGCTAATGGCAAGCCGGAAGGAGTGTCGCCGGCGCCGTCGACCGCTGGAGCGCCGGCGGGCGGGGGTGGGGAGGACGAGAAGCCTGCACCGCCGGCCCCCGCCGTGGGATTCGGCGAGCTCTTCCGCTTCGCCGATGGCCTCGATTGCATTTTGATGGCTATCGGGACTGCAGGGGCGGTTGTTCATGGCTGCTCCCTTCCTGTCTTTCTTCGCTTCTTTGCGGATCTTGTCAACTCCTTCGGCTCCAACTCCGACGACCCCAACACCATGGTCCGCGAAGTCGTTAAGGTGCTCGCTCgactcttcaattttttttttcaataaagcaGACGGAATTACATTATATGAAcaaaactgatttttttttttcttttaatttggaAATTTTGCAGTATGCTTTCTACTTCTTGGTCGTCGGAGCGGCAATCTGGACGTCTTCTTGGGCTGGTGAGCTTCAAGTTCTTGAATTCTCTTTTCTTGATTTGATTTGTGTATAAAAGAGGACCAAGGCGGAGTTTTTGATTCTTTGAATGCAACAGAGATATCTTGCTGGATGTGGACCGGAGAGCGGCAGACGACCAAGATGAGGATCAAGTATCTGGAGGCGGCGCTGAACCAAGACATCTGCTACTTCGATACCCAAGTCCGCATCTCCGATGTCGTCTACGCCATCAACGCCGACGCGGTCATCGTCCAGGACGCCATCAGCGAGAAGGTGGTGGTCCATTTCCACTGCATTATCCAATCTCTCTcccaatcattttttttttaaaaaaaaaaaaaaaattgtgcttGGGTTTCTAATGTGTGGCTATGGTGTTGGGCAGTTGGGAAATTTTATCCATTACATGGCAACCTTTGTCTCCGGCTTCGTGGTGGGGTTCACCGCCGTTTGGCAGCTGGCCCTCGTCACGCTCGCTGTCGCCCCCCTCATCGCCGTCATCGGAGGCATTCACACTGCCACATTGGCCAAGCTCTCCTCCAAGAGCCAAGATGCCCTGTCCCAAGCCAGCAACATAGCGGAGCAGGTGAGATACGAAACCACCCGCTTAAAGTCTTGTTCTCCTTGGCACTGCTTTGGATTCTTAGTTCAGTTCATGGGCTCCAGGCGTTGGCTCAAATTAGGACGGTGCAGTCCTTCGTGGGTGAGTCCAGAGTTCTCCAGGCCTACTCATCGGCATTGAAGGTGGCTCAGAGGATCGGTTACCGGACTGGTTTCGCTAAGGGTATTGGATTGGGAGCCACCTACTTCACCGTTTTCTGCTGCTACGCTCTCCTCCTGTGGTACGGCGGACACCTTGTCCGCCATCACCACACCAATGGCGGCCTTGCCATCGCCACCATGTTCTCCGTCATGATTGGAGGATTGTAAGCATATTTTGCCCACCCGATTTGCTCTGCTCATTTGCTTGTGATGGTGCGTTCTAAATTAGGGATATTGCATCGATTGGCAGAGCTCTCGGGCAATCGGCTCCGAGCATGGCCGCATTTGCCAAGGCTAGAGTGGCAGCGGCAAAGATATATCGGACCATTGATCACAAGCCAAGCATCGACCGAAACAACGAGTCGATGACCGAGCTGAACGCGGTCACAGGGCATGTGGAGTTGAAGAATGTGGACTTCGCCTATCCTTCGAGGCCGGACGTCCCGGTACTTCGCAATTTCTCGTTGAGTGCTCCGGCAGGGAAGACCCTTGCATTGGTAGGGAGCAGTGGCTCTGGCAAGAGCACCGTGGTCTCCCTCATTGAGAGATTCTACGATCCCACTTCAGGTAGTCAGGCTAACAAATTCCTTTTTTCCATTTGCCTCCAATGTTCTGCACCTAGAGATATGATGATCATCTTAATTTCCTCTGTTAACTCCTAACATAACAGAAGGAAGAGTGATGATAAAGGCAAAACACCCCAGCTTTCCCTTTtatatctctatatatatatactctaCTGTGGTGTTTTTGTTGGGATTTCGATATAATCTTTTGTTCTCTTCTGTGATTCTAGATGCTTAGAAATTATACCAAAACATTCAGCTAAttgttctttctctttcttttctttgcaaGGACAAGTATTGCTTGATGGGCATGACATAAAGACCCTGAAGCTAAGGTGGTTAAGACAACAGATAGGGCTGGTGAGCCAGGAGCCTACTCTCTTTGCAACGACCATCAAAGAGAATCTGCTTTTGGGCCGGGAAGATGCTAGCCAGGTAGAGATAGAAGAGGCTGCCAGGGTTGCCAATGCCCATTCCTTCATCATAAAGCTGCCGGATGGCTATGATTCCCAGGTACGCATCCGTCCACCCTTTATCTAACATTTGGAAAAACCTCTATCCTGCACGTTTGCTTTCCCCTTCCCCTTTTTGACTGCTGttaggctctctctctctccatgcaATGAGTTCAGCTGTCTGTCCTCCTTCGTGGAGGCTATACACAGCGACCCTCCGGTGTCCGACAAAACTGGCAATCTCGTGGGTGCTCTCTACCATCCAAATGAAGTGACATTTGAAAGATTCTTTTCTGAGGTCCTTTTCTAAATTTAAGCTGACAATAGGAACCTCCTGGTTGGTGGTTTAAAAATCGTCGTTCCTGCCTCATAAGAAATACTAGTTGGAATTGAAGCTCCATTTAGTCCTTAATTAGTCACGTATTTTGACTAATAACACTGTATGTCGTTGGAAATCATAGGGGCAGCAGTAGCCTTTGTTGGAAGGTGAGAAAATGGGCAAGCGCACATGGCTACTGTCGTTCTTTACCGTGAAGAAGGCGTGGCCTCTGTGAAACCCTCTGTTTTAATATAACCAAAGCACAGACATCTCTGAGCTCCTCTTTTGGGGCGCATAACCCTGACCCAGCTATGATGCCATGCCTTGCCATGGTGGTTTCAGTCCTAACTTGTGAGCCAGTCTCCGAGCGTATCAGTTCACGTACGAGTCCTCCACATGTTTGAACCCATCATGATGCGTGTTTCAGGTAGGGGAGAGGGGGCTGCAGCTCTCCGGCGGCCAGAAGCAGAGGATCGCCATTGCGAGAGCCATGCTGAAGAACCCGGCAATCCTCCTCCTGGACGAGGCCACGAGTGCGCTCGACTCCGAGTCGGAGAAGCTCGTCCAGGAGGCGCTCGACCGGTTCATGATCGGCCGCACCACACTCGTCATCGCCCACCGTCTCTCGACCATCCGCAAGGCCGATGTCGTCGCAGTCCTCCAGCAGGGGAGTGTCTCCGAGATGGGCACCCATGATGAGCTTATGGCCAAAGGCGACAATGGACTCTATGCAAAGCTGATTCGCATGCAGGAGCAGGCCCATGAGGCTGCCATCGCCAATGCCAGGAAGAGTAGTGCAAGGTAAGCAGAAACTCAATCATTCTACTGCACTGCTTAGCTATAGCTTCACTGATTTTAATGACTCACTGTTCGAGTCATGCCAGGCCTTCCAGTGCTCGGAACTCGGTGAGCTCCCCAATCATTACGAGGAACTCATCATATGGCCGATCACCATATTCCCGCCGTCTCTCCGACTTCTCCACGTCCGACTTCAGCTTCTCAATTGACCCCAATCACAGGATGGAGAAGCTCGCATTCCGTGACCAGGCCAGCTCCTTCTGGCGCCTCGCGAAAATGAACTCGCCTGAATGGACCTATGCCCTCATTGGTACCATTGGGTCGATGGTGTGCGGTTCCATCAGTGCCTTATTTGCCTACGTACTGAGTGCTGTTCTTAGTGTGTATTATGCCCAGGATCACGGGTACATGAGACGGGAGATTGGCAAGTACTGCTACCTGCTGATCGGAGTTTCCTCTGCCGCGCTACTCTTCAACACCCTGCAGCATCTCTTCTGGGATGTCGTCGGGGAGAATTTAACGAAGCGAGTCCGAGAGAAGATGCTCTCCTCTGTCCTTCGAAATGAGATTGCATGGTTCGACCAGGAGGAGAACGCAAGTGCCAGGATTGCTGCAAGACTCTCATTGGATGCTCACAATGTGAGGTCTGCAATCGGAGACCGGATATCAGTTATCGTGCAGAATTCGGCACTCATGCTTGTCGCCTGCACTGCGGGGTTTGTCCTCCAGTGGCGGCTCGCCTTCGTCCTCATTGCGGTGTTCCCTGTCGTCGTTGCCGCCACTGTTTTGCAGGTACTGCATGCATGCAGGTCATCAAGATGTGCATAGATGGCTAGAAATGTTTGTGAGCCGGCTTTCGTTTGGATGCTTTCTTTGAAATTTAATCGAACACCTTGTGGTCGCAGAAAATGTTCATGAAGGGCTTCTCCGGCGACCTGGAGAGGGCGCATGCCCAGGCGACACAGATTGCCGGGGAGGCCGTGGCGAACGTCCGGACCGTGGCAGCATTCAACTCGGAGGCCAAGATCACCCAGCTTTTCGCCTCTAACCTCCAGAGCCCCCTCCGCCGCTGCTTCTGGAAGGGCCAGATCGCCGGAAGCGGCTTCGGCGTAGCCCAGTTCCTCCTCTACGCCTCCTACGCCCTCGGCCTATGGTATGCCGCCTGGCTCGTGAAGCACGGCATCTCCGACTTCTCGAAGACCATCCGCGTCTTCATGGTCCTCATGGTCTCCGCCAACGGCGCCGCCGAGACCCTCACCCTCGCCCCCGACTTCATCAAAGGCGGCCGCGCCATGCGGTCCGTCTTCGAGGTGCTCGACCGCAAGACCGAGGTCGAGCCCGACGATCCCGATGCCGCCCCTGTCCCCGCCCTGGACCGCCTCCGCGGCGACGTCGAGCTAAAGCACGTCGACTTCGCCTACCCGACCCGCCCGGACCTGTCGGTTTTCCGCGACCTCACTCTTCGCGCCCGCGCCGGCAGGACGCTCGCCCTCGTCGGCCCCAGCGGCTGCGGCAAGAGCTCGGTCATCTCCTTAATTCTGCGCTTCTACGAGCCGAATTCAGGCAGGGTGCTGATAGATGGGAAGGACATCAGGAAATATAATCTCAAGTCGCTGAGGCGGGCAATGGCGTTGGTGCCGCAGGAGCCATGCTTGTTCGCGGCCACCATTTTCGACAACATCGCATACGGGCGGGAGTCGGCGACGGAGGCAGAGGTGGTGGAGGCGGCGACGCAGGCGAACGCGCACAAATTCGTAGCCGCATTGCCGGATGGATACCGGACATGGGTCGGGGAGTGGGGGGTGCAGCTCTCCGGCGGGCAGCGGCAACGGATAGCGATTGCTCGAGCTCTGCTGAAGAAGGCGCAGGTGCTGCTGCTGGACGAGGCGACGAGCGCATTGGACGCGGAGGCGGAGAGAAGCGTGCAGGAGGCGCTGGACAGGGCGGGAGCGGCGGCGGGGCGGACGACCATCGTGGTGGCACACCGCCTGGCGACGGTGCGGAATGCGCACACGATCGCGGTGATCGACGAAGGGAAGGTGGTGGAGCAGGGGTCGCATTCCCACCTGCTCAACCACCACCCGGACGGCTGCTATGCGAGGATGCTTCAGCTCCAGCGCCTCACGCACGGTCCCGCCATGGGGGCCCCGGGACCATCCAACGGTGGGAGGCAAGGAGATGATTGAGAGGAATTTTGGACAAAAGGGGGTGAATGaagactttaaaaaaaaaaacaattgcaACACTCTCCGTTGCCACTGCCCCTTGCCTCTGTCTTGGTTTTGTTTTTGATTTTTGTTTTTATCTCGGGTAAAATCGCATTTGTAATGTAATTATGTACTGTGTATCCAGCCCACTGTTACAAATGCTGGAAGTAGATTTTCTGTTGCTTGGTGAGAggggcaatttttttttttgttgcattgGAATACTTTCTTGAGTAATATTGTATACTACCGGGGACCCTAAGTAATTAAGTGTGGGGAGAAAGGGCCACGAGCCTGGATGGTGGACCACCTTGGAAACAGCAATGATGGTGGAACGATCCAAATTCCGGTATTGTTTCCGCAATTATGCATCGCAACAGCATCCAACATCACTAGCAAAGTATGAGCTTAATGTCTCGTATGTCTATCATTCATGTACTGCTGTCTCCCGGACCACTTATCCACTTGTGTGCATGTTGATCATACAAGAGGTTAGTTGAGCTGGAAACTTGGTTTCGTTTCCAAGTGGCATCTTAGATTTAGAGCTGCTAAAAGAGGAAGCCAAGCCCTGCACCCTGTCATAATTAATTGCATGATTGCCAATTCGATCTAGATCGTACGAGTACTTCAACTTCCAATCTGATGTGGAAAGCGTCTTCAAATTAATTTGGTGGTGGTTGCTTGTCAAGTTGCCAACTGCGACTCTAGGGCTCGCTGGAAATTTGCACACAGAGCATTGCTGTTCTCATGCTAGATTTAACATGCTCTGTTGGCATTGATAAACAGAGCCCTACCAACCGAGAAATTGGGTGGGGGGGGTGTGGGTTGGCACAACAGTATTCTTCTTCTTATCTGGATGCCCAATCCAAACAGATATTAACATGCTAACATACTACAAGGATCTGATGGCATCGACCATCACATCTATTCTTTTAACGACCACACTGAGGCTAGAATGTAGTTAGCGCAAAGATGTGACATTCCTCTCTTGCTAGCTAGGTAACCTATGATGTAAAGAATAATAAGGCCACAATTTTTTTACCGATGAATTGGCATGTGACTTGGCTTAAGTGTTCATTTAAAAagtaaatagctcctgaccaaaCCAAAGCTTTGAAAGATTCCTAGGTTCCATTTTCCAGAAGGTACTGACTCAAAAGGAAAATGGTGAAGGGTAATAAATGTGTACACATTATGTCCCAGTTTGAAAACAAACCTACATGATGTGGGATGATGAAATCATAATATCAGTAAATAAGGTCTACTTCCATTGGGTTCAATTTTATTGCTTAGAACCTTGGCAAGCATGGAAGTTCGTAGTTTCTACAATTCCACTAGAGAGGAAAACAAAGACATACGACAAATAGAAACTTGGCAAGAGGTAGGAAGAGAATATACCATGGGAGAGGCACCGTGTCATGAGTCCAACAAGTGTAGCTACCTCCAATAAAACATAACAATTTTTAACATACATGATCACCTAATTCTGCAATTAGACTATGCTTAGTGGAACAACCGATGTCCTGGAGTCTCGGCATGGCATTCCTAGTGGGATTTTATATATTCTAGTGGGGATTTGAGTTGCAACGTATTTTTAGAAATCATAAGTAGCCTTATGTATGTGTTGGATTAATTGGGGACATTAGGTATGGGTAGGCAAGAGTAGAGGAAGATTCCTCTCATCAGTGATTCCCGGAAGCCGTGGAAACGGGCGGTGACGGGACTCAACGTCCAGCGCTTTTATGCCGCCTCTCTTGTGGTCGGCCTCCTAAAAGCTTTGTTTTCTTTCACTAGGATTTCTTAATGGAATAGAGGCATAGATGCCTCGCTTAGTTACCCCTTGGCTTTAGGTTGGAAATATTAAGTGGAGAATGCTATAATTAGGTGGGTCAGATTGTGGAattttaaaacaagttatgatgATTTGATTGCCTAATGGATTCTgggattagtttttttttttgttttttttcaattttttaatcttttaaaggATGCTCGGGCTTTCTTCTTTCTACATCAGCTTGGAAGAAACCATATGAACTAGCACACAAGTTTGCATGAAAGTCTTAGTCATCAAGGTGCTGctacaaatgatattttttagagTTGTTGGACTTGTTTCTAGTTAGAAGTTGCATGCTTCATTATAAAATAATGAAGAGATCACTGTTAACCGACTTGAGATTGGCCGTTCCGATAAATTATATACCCGGTCAGATTGACGTTTGGATCACTGATTTCTAATAAATGATCTGACTTGAAAACTTGGTTAATTTGACTTGTAAGTATAAGTCTCGTAGGCCAGTATATTTTCAGCATCTACGTGATTTTTGTTGAATTCTTTTAGTACTCTATACATTTTATTCCATTCTATTTCACTGCTAAGTTATAGCCCATTTTTCATTACACATTTTTCTTATTCTCTACTTCAAAGGCTGGGCTAGCTTTTGAGTCTTGAGAAGAAAATAACTTTCTATCTCGTTCCTTCTCTCTTGAGCTTTCTTTCAACCTTTTCGAGTCACCGACGTCTAgattccattatcaacaagaaaaaaaaatagatatttttgataagaaAGAAAAGGACATTAGTTGAGAGGAAGCTGAAGACCATAATATTCCTCCAAGGATATCAAGTGTCACTTGTTAAGTCTTCAGTTGAAATGATAAAAGGTATTAAAGGGATGCCTTTATTTTTCCCAAAAGAATTACAGGAAGTTATCTAATTTTCTGCATGATGAGAAAGTGGAGATGGTTAATATGTTTTCATGCAAAAGCTTTCCAGTTGGCAGTCCTTGAAAAAGCTTTGCTTTGGTCAGGTAAGAAATATCACCATTGGCAAACAGTTCCTAGATATTCAGAAGAGACACCGACTCCTTAACTAAAGACTTCCTTATATTTGCAGAATATATCAGGGAAAATTAACATAGATAATGCTCTTTGTTTTTACAAGTCAATCATTTGGATAAACACATGTCGAGTTTTGGACTTAATTAGAACCTTCTTGCAAGAAAGAGGAGCTCAATCACCAGATTATAGCCTTTGTTCGCCTAAGGTACATCTTCATAACATGATTTTAGGTACAAAAGATGTCTTGGAATCTTAAGCCAAAATTCTAATTAGACGGTGGAAGCTTGTGCAAAGAGGTTTCTAGGATACCTCTATGATATCCGTGTCTGTAGTAAAGACAAAACCAATGCAGGCTCAATCATGATGATCAGGGGTGAGAAAGAAAGGCAATATCTTCAAGTTCCATGTCTACTTTAACAAAAGCCCAGGCCTCAAAGTTATTCAAGCTAACCCTGATTCAAGCACAAGCCCTCTCTGGCCTTTCTTTTCATGGCCAAGTCTGAAATAGAAGAAGACTAAACCTTAGTAATGTCATGATGGGTTCACAGCCTAGGCTTTGGACATGCCAAATTTTCAACCCCCTGACTTCAAGCTTAAGCTGtctaaatttcagccctaaagcAGCATGATCAggtagactctctctctctctctctcccccgctCAATTCTTTTCAGCAGAGTTGTTAAATGGTAATAAAAATAGCATGACAAAAGGAGGAAGCATCTAAGCGCAAGTCTTGCGAATTAGTTAGGGGACAGCATCAGCCTCGATTCATGTGATGCTCGACCCCTCCACGCACATGCCCGGATACCTACATCTAAAGTAAGTAAGAAGAGAGACATGgagagtggagaaggactccaccCTTCAACCCAAACCCAACTTCTTTTTATCTTTCCGAGGGATGGAAGCCTACTGATGAGATATCGACTCGTGACAGAGACCCAACGCTTTCAATCAAAAGATTTGGCAACTCCAAAatgtggactctttggcaccataACTGCTGAGAAGTGGACGGCAACTCCATCGAGCGAACTTGCCCATGATTGAGGTAGTTGGGTTGTGCCAGACTACCATCTCTATATTGATTGGAGAGGTAGGCCACCCAAAGGACAGTGGGAAGACATGATGTGGATTGTGGACTCCCCCAAATAATGGTATCATCCACTATGGTTTGGATCAGATGTACCTTTGTATCTGTGGATTTTGAACTTTTCTTTTTTATGGCCCCAGAAAATTTTTCTGAGTTGCTACATGTTGCCAGCCAAGGAAAGTTGAGTATGATAGGCAATTCAGAATAACAGGTGGTGCGGAAGCGTGACAGggttaataaaatttgatttgcttTGAATAAAAGAAGTTTTTGAACATTGTTGTGTCTCAATTAAGAATGATGAGAAGTTTTACACTTTGTCGTAGATAGATTAAGAATGTGGTGATTAAATAATGAAGCCAAAAATGCCTTTGGCATAGCAATTGCTAGAGATTTGTGTCTTACCGACGGAGGAGAATATACTACTTAAAAACCTTCACTAC is a genomic window containing:
- the LOC105055560 gene encoding ABC transporter B family member 1, with the protein product MSLASEDSSEIIKRGRVVEEWNRPEMQAFHLHSPKDDSLLIQVVEKGGGLPTDDAGVKDSPLPPPPPPRINNSVTTPSLEMEANGKPEGVSPAPSTAGAPAGGGGEDEKPAPPAPAVGFGELFRFADGLDCILMAIGTAGAVVHGCSLPVFLRFFADLVNSFGSNSDDPNTMVREVVKYAFYFLVVGAAIWTSSWAEISCWMWTGERQTTKMRIKYLEAALNQDICYFDTQVRISDVVYAINADAVIVQDAISEKLGNFIHYMATFVSGFVVGFTAVWQLALVTLAVAPLIAVIGGIHTATLAKLSSKSQDALSQASNIAEQALAQIRTVQSFVGESRVLQAYSSALKVAQRIGYRTGFAKGIGLGATYFTVFCCYALLLWYGGHLVRHHHTNGGLAIATMFSVMIGGLALGQSAPSMAAFAKARVAAAKIYRTIDHKPSIDRNNESMTELNAVTGHVELKNVDFAYPSRPDVPVLRNFSLSAPAGKTLALVGSSGSGKSTVVSLIERFYDPTSGQVLLDGHDIKTLKLRWLRQQIGLVSQEPTLFATTIKENLLLGREDASQVEIEEAARVANAHSFIIKLPDGYDSQVGERGLQLSGGQKQRIAIARAMLKNPAILLLDEATSALDSESEKLVQEALDRFMIGRTTLVIAHRLSTIRKADVVAVLQQGSVSEMGTHDELMAKGDNGLYAKLIRMQEQAHEAAIANARKSSARPSSARNSVSSPIITRNSSYGRSPYSRRLSDFSTSDFSFSIDPNHRMEKLAFRDQASSFWRLAKMNSPEWTYALIGTIGSMVCGSISALFAYVLSAVLSVYYAQDHGYMRREIGKYCYLLIGVSSAALLFNTLQHLFWDVVGENLTKRVREKMLSSVLRNEIAWFDQEENASARIAARLSLDAHNVRSAIGDRISVIVQNSALMLVACTAGFVLQWRLAFVLIAVFPVVVAATVLQKMFMKGFSGDLERAHAQATQIAGEAVANVRTVAAFNSEAKITQLFASNLQSPLRRCFWKGQIAGSGFGVAQFLLYASYALGLWYAAWLVKHGISDFSKTIRVFMVLMVSANGAAETLTLAPDFIKGGRAMRSVFEVLDRKTEVEPDDPDAAPVPALDRLRGDVELKHVDFAYPTRPDLSVFRDLTLRARAGRTLALVGPSGCGKSSVISLILRFYEPNSGRVLIDGKDIRKYNLKSLRRAMALVPQEPCLFAATIFDNIAYGRESATEAEVVEAATQANAHKFVAALPDGYRTWVGEWGVQLSGGQRQRIAIARALLKKAQVLLLDEATSALDAEAERSVQEALDRAGAAAGRTTIVVAHRLATVRNAHTIAVIDEGKVVEQGSHSHLLNHHPDGCYARMLQLQRLTHGPAMGAPGPSNGGRQGDD